From Ignavibacterium sp.:
TTATGATAAACCAGAACCAATCGAAATTGACGCTGTTGACTACAAAATAAATTGTGTTTATCTTGATGGTGAAACAGAATTCAAAGGTATATTTGGTTTAACAGGATATTTTGAAGGTTGGTTTTCAAATGATGAGCACGCTGTTCCAATCTATGCTAAAATGTCTGTTATAATCGGTAACATTACAGTTGAGTTGAAGGAATGGAAAAAGAAAAATTGGACACCTCCGCAATTTCGCAATTAAGTTTTCAGGATAAATTATTTCCATATCTGGATTTATTTCCCAAAATTCATCCATCAGTATTTCTTGCTGAAGGAGTGAAAATAATTGGTGATGTTGAGATTGGAGAAGATTCAAGCGTTTGGTACAATACAGTCATCAGAGGTGATGTTCACTATGTTAAAATAGGTAAAATGACGAACATTCAGGATTGCTCAATGCTTCATGTTACAAATGGAAAATATCCACTGAATATAGGCAATAAAGTAACTGTCGGACACGCTGTTAAATTACATGGTTGCACACTTCAGGATTTATGTTTGATCGGAATTGGTGCAATTATTTTGGATGGTGCTGTGGTTGAAGAGAAATCAATGGTTGCTGCTGGTTCCGTAGTTAGACCAAATTTTATTGTGCCCTCAGGAAAATTAGTAGCTGGCGTACCTGCAAAAGTTGTTCGTGATTTAACACAGCAGGAACTTGATGAATTTGAAAAATCAGCTCAGAGGTATAAAAAGTACACAGAACTTACAGTAAAATCTTTGATTCATTTTTCTGAGAATAAATAATGAGAAATCTCAGAATCTATTCCATTGATAAAAAAATACCTAAGAAAAAATTACATTATTTTGTGAAATTAATTCTGGAAGATCTTAAACTTTCACTTTCTTCACTTGAATTAAATTTTATCAAATCAGATAAAATAAGAGAGATTAACAAACAATATCTTTCTCACGATTATTCAACAGATATTATCACATTTAATTACTCTAATAATAAAAATCGAATTGACGGAGAAATTTTTATTTCAGTTGATGATGCAACAGAAAATGCTGCAAAGTATAAAGTAAGTTATCTAGAAGAAATTGGCAGATTAATTGTTCATGGAGTTTTGCATTTAATTGGTTTTGATGACCTGACTCCTGGTGAAAGAAAAAAAATGAAAAATCAGGAGAATCGTTTGATTAAAAAGTATAAATTTATTTTATTAAGGTAGAGGAAAGAAAAATTTTTCCTTTCCATAAGTTTTTAATGAGGTTTGAATGGCTGTTACAATAAGCCAGGTGATTGAGCAATTCCTTTCGCAACTTTCAAATATCAGAAGATACTCAGATAATACCATTAAGGCATATCGTATTGATTTATCTGAATTTGGTATATTTTGTTCTGATAACTCTAAATTTAATATCGATGAGATTACCGAAAAGTTTCTTAAAAAATATTTAGTCAACCTAACAGAAAGAGAGCTTGATAAAACCAGTATATCCAGAAAACTTTCTGCAATTCGTAGTCTATTCAGATATGCATTCAGGAACGAATTGATTGAATCTAATCCTGCATCTTCTTTGCTTAGCCCTAAAACAAGAAGAAAGTTACCTTCTGTTGTTGATGTAAATTCTTTAGAATATTTAATTGAGGATAACAAGAACAATACTGATTTGCTTCAGAAGATAATTCTTGAATTGCTTTATGGATGTGCATTGCGTGTAAGTGAATTGTGTAATCTAAAATATAAAGATGTAGATTTTGAAAGCAGCATGATTAGAATTTTAGGCAAAGGAAATAAAATGCGAATTGTTCCTTTGGGTTCTAAATCATTACAACTTCTGAATTCTTATTTGAATGAATTTCCTGTTTCAAGTCACAATGATTTTTTGATAAGAACTAAAAGCAATCAAAAGATTTATCCAAGAATGGTTTATAGAATTGTTAATCGGAACTTATCCAAAGTAACTGATGTCAAAAATAAGAGTCCACACACACTAAGGCACAGTGCGGCAACTCATATGCTTGATAATGGTGCAGATTTAAGAGTTGTTAAAGAAATACTTGGACACGAAAATTTATCAACTACACAAATTTACACTCATGTTAGTATCGAAAGACTAAAAGCGACTTATAAAAAGTCGCATCCAAAATCATAAAAATAATCGGAGGATAATATGAACATCCAAATTACCGCCCGAAAGTTCAAAGCTCACGAAACCTTAAAAGAGTTCATTAAAGATGAGCTTACTTCATTAAAACGATTTAATGATGATATTATAAGTGCGGATGTTAAATTAAGTTTTCAGAACACACAGAACAGTATTAAAATTGCTGAGGTTTTATTGAGTATTCCTGGGCAGATGTTGACTGCAAAAGAAGAATCCGATGATTTCAAAAAATCTGTAGCTGGTGCAGTTGAAAAATTGCGCAATCAATTATCAACCATAAAATCAAAAAGAACATCTAAAACAAGATGATTAGAATTGACGAAAAAAATATTATTCGTAAAGATTTTATAACGGTAAATTTTCTTTATGAAAATGCAAAAAAGATTTGCAAATTAAATCTCGTAACAAAAGAACATAATCTTGATAACAAAATAATTGATCAGAATCTTCACAGACCCGGCCTGGCATTAGCCGGGTTTGTTGATTTATTTTCTTACACAAGGGTTCAGGTTTATGGTAATACTGAGTTAAGATATCTTGAAAAATTAAACGGTGAAGAAAGGAGAAAATCTCTCAGACGGGTTTTTGAATTCAACATACCTTGTGTAGTTATAACTGATGGTAATAAACCTGATGAAATTTTTTTGGATGAAGCTTCAAAATTCAAAGTACCAATTTTTACTACTGAATATTCAACTACAAAACTGGTTTACCTTTTAAGTGATTTCCTTGATGATCAGTTTGCGCCGCGATTAACTGTCCACGGTTCTTTCGTCGATGTTTATGGTGTGGGAATTATGTTTATGGGAAAATCTGGAATAGGGAAGAGTGAAGTTACTTTGGATTTAATCGAAAGAGGCCATCGGCTTGTTGCAGATGATGTAATTGTCCTTACCAAAAAAGGTGAAGGCATTTTAATGGGCACAGGAACTGAACTTGGAAAACATTTTATGGAAATCAGAGGTTTGGGAATAATTGATGTTGAAAGAATGTTTGGAATCCGTGCTATTCGTTATCAGAAGAGATTGGAAATTCTCGTGGAACTTGAAATTTGGGATGACAATTCTGATTATACCCGTACTGGTTTGGATGGAAGAACTCTCTCGATAATGGATGTAGAAATTCCTTATGTTAAATTACCTATACTTCCCGGAAAAAATATTACCGTAATTTCAGAGGTAATTGCACTTAACTATCTGTTGAAACATTATGGTTATGATTCAGCCCATATCTTTCAGGAAAGATTGGCTGAGAAGTTAAGATCAAAAAATGATTCTGAAAATCGTGGAGTAAACTATTTTGAACACGATTTTGAGTAGAATTTTTCCTCGCCTTAAATATTGACAAATCACTCTCATTTATATATGTTGCAGCACCTTATGAAAAAATTTTTTTACTACTCAAATAAGAACTTAAAATTCGTTGAAATAAAGAACTTCAAAGCTAAAACTATCACTTTTGTTATAGTTTCATCAATTATTCTAAGTTCTTTACTTTTCGGAACTTATTACCTTGTTTTTACAATATTTAACTCAAAAGATAAAGCTCAATTAGAGCAGGAGAACATACTTTTAAAGGAAAAAATAAAGAACCTTAGCGTTCAGTATTCGTCTTTAAAGGACGAATTACAAAATTTAGTCGAATTAAGTTCGAATCTGAGAAAATTAACAAACCTAAAACCTTTAATAACTCAGGAAAATCCTGGTATCGGTGGAAGTATTTTTAGTGACGAAATTTCCTCGATACTTTCAAAAGATGCCGATGTTGCTAGTTCTTTAGCTTTAATTGAAACTCTTACACAAAAATTTGAGTTAGAGAAAAAAGAATATTTGAGAATAACAGAAAAACTTAACGAAAATTCTGCTTTCTATGATGCTTTACCTGCAATCATTCCAACTACAGGTGGTTATTCCATCGAAGGTTTTGGAATGAGAATGCATCCGATACTCAAAGTAATGAAAATGCACGAAGGATTGGATATTCTAACTAATGTGGGTTCACCTGTATTCGCCCCTGGAAATGGTAAAATTGTTTATGTAGGTCCCAGAGGTGGTTACGGATTAACTGTTGAAGTTGAGCATGGTTTTGGTTATAAAACCGTTTTCGCCCATCTATCAAAAGCTTTAGTAAAAGAAGGGCAAACTGTTAAGAGAGGGGATAGAATTGCTTTAACAGGTAACAGCGGACTTTCTACAGGTCCACATCTTCATTATGAAGTTCATTTAAATGGAATACCTCAGGATCCTATAAACTATTTCTTTGAAGATTTTAACTATTTCGAAGCTAAAAAAATAACAAAAAGAGTGGGAGATAAATAAATATGATCTGGACGGTTGAATTGGCATCATATCTTGATGATGCACCTTGGCCGGCAACAAAAGAAGAACTGATTGAATATGCAGAAAGAATCGGTGCACCATATGAATTAATCGAAAACCTCAAAGAACTCGAAGACTCAGATGAACCATATGAGTCTATTGAAGATATCTGGCCGGATTATCCATCCGACGAAGACTTCTTTTACAACGAAGATGAAAACTAAAAGCGAGGGCGCTGCTAAGCGCCTTTTTTTATGATTAATCCTCTTAATAAAATTATTGGTCAGGAGAAAGTTAAACTGATTCTGGAGAAAATTATTTCTTCAGGTAAAATTTCTCATGCTTTCTTATTCCGTGGACTCGAAGGTGTCGGAAAAGAAGATGTTGCGATTAGATTTGCTCAGGCGATAGTATTTAACTCAAATATTCCCGAAGAAAAAAAACAAAACTATATATCTCAGATAGATAAACTTACCGAACCATTTATTAAATATATTTTTCCATTACCTCGTGGAAAAAATGAGGGTGATGACGATAATCCTTATGAAAAACTGAAGCAGGACGAAATAGAACTCATCCAGGAAGAATTAGCTAAAAAGGCAACTAATCATTTTTATAAAATTCAGATTCCCAAAGCGAACAATATTAAGATAAACAGCATTAGAGATATAAATAGATTTCTTTCACTTTCTTATGATGACTCTATAAAGCGAGTAATTATTATTTCGGATGCACATTTGATGAATGAACCTGCTCAAAATGCACTACTTAAAAATTTAGAAGAACCACCTGCAAATATTATTTTCATTTTATGCACATCTTATCCTGAAAGACTGCGTGAGACAATAATATCAAGATGTTGGAATTTAAACTTTCAACCACTCGATCGGAAAGAAGTTGAAAAAGTTCTTAATGAAAAATTTGAAATTGATGATTCTCTTGCCAGGAAAATTTCTTTACTATCTAATGGTTCTGTTACTCAGGGATTAAAAATTCTTAACTACGGATTGGAGGAGCTTAAAGAAACCGTAATAAAAATATTAAGATATTCATTTGGTAAGAAATTTTATTCAGCATACAAAGAATTTGAAAATATCGGTAAAGACTCAGATACAGAATATTTAGAGATTATTATAAGTTTACTAATACACTGGCTTAATGACTTTAATAAATTCAGAACAAGTTCAGGTGAAATTGTTTTTAGTGATTATAAAGAAACCTTTGAGAAATTTTATTCAAGATATCCGGATATCAATTTATTACCTTTAGCTAATAGATTAGATGAGATATCAACGCGATTAAAGAATAATATTAATCTGAATTTAGCAATCAGTAATATTATTTGTGAAATTTCATCGGTTATTCCAGCCAAATAATTCTCTGTCTTTAAATAATTTATTTTTAATTTTCTGATAAGAATTTTTAACTAAAAGGGAATTATCATGAAAAAAGTAGTAATAGTATCTGCCAAAAGAACTCCAATCGGTTCATTTAATGGTTCTTTATCTTCGTTTACTGCAGGGCAACTTGGCTCCATTGCAATTAAAGCAGTTGTTGAAGATTCTAAAATTGATGTAAATCTTATTGATGAAGTAATAATGGGTAATGTTTTAATGGGAGGTCAGGGACAAGCTCCGGCAAGGCAAGCAGCACTATTCGCAGGTCTTCCAAATAAAGTTGAATGTATGACTATTAACAAGATGTGCGGAAGTGGTCTTAAAGCAGTAATGCTTGCACAACAAGCTATTTTAGCTGGTGATGCTGATATCATCATTGCTGGCGGTCAGGAAAGTATGACAAACACTCCTTACATTCTTCCTAAAGCAAGAAATGGTTACAGACTTGGTCACGGCGAAGTTCAGGATTTAATTGTTCTTGATGGATTATGGGATGTTTATAATCAAATTCATATGGGTAGTTGTGCTGAAGTCTGTGCTAAAGAATTTAAATTCAGCAGAGAAGAATTGGATGAGTTTGCTATCAATTCCTATAAAAGGGCAATCAATGCAACTCAAACTGGTAGATTTAAAGATGAAATAATTCCTGTTAAAGTTGCTGGAAAGAAAGGTGATACTATAGTAGATAAAGACGAAGAGCCTGAAAGAGTGATATTTGAAAAAATTCCTTCTCTTAAGCCAGTTTTTGAGAAGGACGGAGTTGTTACTGCTGCCAATGCATCTTCAATAAATGATGGAGCAGCAGCTTTGTTAGTAATGAGTGAAGATAAAGCAAAGGAACTCGGGTTAAAACCATTGGTAGAAATTGTCGCTCAATCTTCTGCAGCTAAAGCCCCGATAGACTTTACTACCGCTCCGGCTGATGCAATAAATAAAGTCTTAAAGAAAGCAAATATGAGCGTGAATGATATTGATCTTTATGAAATTAATGAAGCTTTTGCAGTTGTTTCTCTTGCAGTAAATAAATTATTAAATCTTAGCGTTGATAAAGTGAATGTTAATGGTGGTGCTGTGGCTCTTGGACATCCGATTGGTGCAAGTGGTGCTAGAATTCTAACGACATTAATTTATGAAATGAAGAAACGAAATGTTGAATACGGATTAGCTTCATTGTGCATAGGTGGTGGTGAAGCGTCAGCTTTAATTGTAAAGAACTATCAATAAGAAAGAGGGAAGTCAAATGGAAATTAAAAAAGTTGCTGTTATTGGCGGAGGAACAATGGGCAATGGCATTGCTCATGTTTTCGCTTTAAAGAATTTTGAAGTCTATCTGACCGAAATGGATGAAGAGAGATTTAATAAAGCATTCTCAACTATTACATCAAATTTAGATCGTCAGGTAAATAAGCAAGTAATTACAGCAGAACAAAAAGAAACTGCTTTAAGAAATATTAAAAAAACAATTGGAGTAGTTTCAATACCTTATGATGTTGATTTAGTAATCGAAGCGATATACGAGGATAAGCAAGCTAAGTTAAATATATTCAAAGAGTTAGAAAATAAAATTAAAAAAGAATCGATATTCGCTTCGAATACATCTTCAATTTCAATAACTGAACTTTCAT
This genomic window contains:
- a CDS encoding gamma carbonic anhydrase family protein, with protein sequence MEKEKLDTSAISQLSFQDKLFPYLDLFPKIHPSVFLAEGVKIIGDVEIGEDSSVWYNTVIRGDVHYVKIGKMTNIQDCSMLHVTNGKYPLNIGNKVTVGHAVKLHGCTLQDLCLIGIGAIILDGAVVEEKSMVAAGSVVRPNFIVPSGKLVAGVPAKVVRDLTQQELDEFEKSAQRYKKYTELTVKSLIHFSENK
- the ybeY gene encoding rRNA maturation RNase YbeY; protein product: MRNLRIYSIDKKIPKKKLHYFVKLILEDLKLSLSSLELNFIKSDKIREINKQYLSHDYSTDIITFNYSNNKNRIDGEIFISVDDATENAAKYKVSYLEEIGRLIVHGVLHLIGFDDLTPGERKKMKNQENRLIKKYKFILLR
- a CDS encoding tyrosine-type recombinase/integrase, which codes for MAVTISQVIEQFLSQLSNIRRYSDNTIKAYRIDLSEFGIFCSDNSKFNIDEITEKFLKKYLVNLTERELDKTSISRKLSAIRSLFRYAFRNELIESNPASSLLSPKTRRKLPSVVDVNSLEYLIEDNKNNTDLLQKIILELLYGCALRVSELCNLKYKDVDFESSMIRILGKGNKMRIVPLGSKSLQLLNSYLNEFPVSSHNDFLIRTKSNQKIYPRMVYRIVNRNLSKVTDVKNKSPHTLRHSAATHMLDNGADLRVVKEILGHENLSTTQIYTHVSIERLKATYKKSHPKS
- the raiA gene encoding ribosome-associated translation inhibitor RaiA, encoding MNIQITARKFKAHETLKEFIKDELTSLKRFNDDIISADVKLSFQNTQNSIKIAEVLLSIPGQMLTAKEESDDFKKSVAGAVEKLRNQLSTIKSKRTSKTR
- the hprK gene encoding HPr(Ser) kinase/phosphatase; translated protein: MIRIDEKNIIRKDFITVNFLYENAKKICKLNLVTKEHNLDNKIIDQNLHRPGLALAGFVDLFSYTRVQVYGNTELRYLEKLNGEERRKSLRRVFEFNIPCVVITDGNKPDEIFLDEASKFKVPIFTTEYSTTKLVYLLSDFLDDQFAPRLTVHGSFVDVYGVGIMFMGKSGIGKSEVTLDLIERGHRLVADDVIVLTKKGEGILMGTGTELGKHFMEIRGLGIIDVERMFGIRAIRYQKRLEILVELEIWDDNSDYTRTGLDGRTLSIMDVEIPYVKLPILPGKNITVISEVIALNYLLKHYGYDSAHIFQERLAEKLRSKNDSENRGVNYFEHDFE
- a CDS encoding M23 family metallopeptidase → MKKFFYYSNKNLKFVEIKNFKAKTITFVIVSSIILSSLLFGTYYLVFTIFNSKDKAQLEQENILLKEKIKNLSVQYSSLKDELQNLVELSSNLRKLTNLKPLITQENPGIGGSIFSDEISSILSKDADVASSLALIETLTQKFELEKKEYLRITEKLNENSAFYDALPAIIPTTGGYSIEGFGMRMHPILKVMKMHEGLDILTNVGSPVFAPGNGKIVYVGPRGGYGLTVEVEHGFGYKTVFAHLSKALVKEGQTVKRGDRIALTGNSGLSTGPHLHYEVHLNGIPQDPINYFFEDFNYFEAKKITKRVGDK
- a CDS encoding DUF2795 domain-containing protein gives rise to the protein MIWTVELASYLDDAPWPATKEELIEYAERIGAPYELIENLKELEDSDEPYESIEDIWPDYPSDEDFFYNEDEN
- a CDS encoding AAA family ATPase; its protein translation is MINPLNKIIGQEKVKLILEKIISSGKISHAFLFRGLEGVGKEDVAIRFAQAIVFNSNIPEEKKQNYISQIDKLTEPFIKYIFPLPRGKNEGDDDNPYEKLKQDEIELIQEELAKKATNHFYKIQIPKANNIKINSIRDINRFLSLSYDDSIKRVIIISDAHLMNEPAQNALLKNLEEPPANIIFILCTSYPERLRETIISRCWNLNFQPLDRKEVEKVLNEKFEIDDSLARKISLLSNGSVTQGLKILNYGLEELKETVIKILRYSFGKKFYSAYKEFENIGKDSDTEYLEIIISLLIHWLNDFNKFRTSSGEIVFSDYKETFEKFYSRYPDINLLPLANRLDEISTRLKNNINLNLAISNIICEISSVIPAK
- a CDS encoding thiolase family protein is translated as MKKVVIVSAKRTPIGSFNGSLSSFTAGQLGSIAIKAVVEDSKIDVNLIDEVIMGNVLMGGQGQAPARQAALFAGLPNKVECMTINKMCGSGLKAVMLAQQAILAGDADIIIAGGQESMTNTPYILPKARNGYRLGHGEVQDLIVLDGLWDVYNQIHMGSCAEVCAKEFKFSREELDEFAINSYKRAINATQTGRFKDEIIPVKVAGKKGDTIVDKDEEPERVIFEKIPSLKPVFEKDGVVTAANASSINDGAAALLVMSEDKAKELGLKPLVEIVAQSSAAKAPIDFTTAPADAINKVLKKANMSVNDIDLYEINEAFAVVSLAVNKLLNLSVDKVNVNGGAVALGHPIGASGARILTTLIYEMKKRNVEYGLASLCIGGGEASALIVKNYQ